The following coding sequences are from one Musa acuminata AAA Group cultivar baxijiao chromosome BXJ2-4, Cavendish_Baxijiao_AAA, whole genome shotgun sequence window:
- the LOC103980458 gene encoding RING-H2 finger protein ATL74-like, protein MTASARRLLGAFSDTHAAANGTRPHTGSGNADFDTNMVIILAALLCALIFALGLNSIVRCALRCGRRLAFETPEEAATRLAATGLEKRALRRIPVAVYGSGADIPATDCPICLTEFADGEKVRVLPRCHHGFHVRCIDKWLASHSSCPTCRQSLLDHGTGDGACRSNGGGHGELTLA, encoded by the coding sequence ATGACGGCGTCCGCGCGCAGGCTGCTGGGCGCGTTCTCCGATACGCACGCGGCGGCCAACGGGACCAGGCCGCACACGGGCAGCGGCAATGCGGATTTCGACACCAACATGGTCATCATCCTGGCGGCGCTGCTCTGCGCCCTCATCTTCGCGCTGGGGCTGAACTCCATCGTGCGGTGCGCGCTGCGGTGCGGGCGGCGGCTGGCGTTCGAGACCCCCGAGGAGGCGGCCACCAGGCTGGCGGCGACGGGGCTCGAGAAGCGGGCGCTCCGCCGCATCCCCGTGGCGGTGTACGGCTCCGGGGCCGACATCCCCGCCACCGACTGCCCCATCTGCCTCACCGAGTTCGCCGACGGCGAGAAGGTCCGGGTGCTCCCGCGGTGCCACCACGGGTTCCACGTCAGGTGCATCGACAAGTGGCTGGCTTCCCACTCCTCCTGCCCGACCTGCCGGCAGTCGCTGCTCGACCATGGCACGGGGGACGGCGCATGCCGCAGCAACGGCGGCGGACATGGCGAGCTCACACTGGCCTAG
- the LOC103980456 gene encoding uncharacterized protein LOC103980456 isoform X1, whose protein sequence is MGDLQSWPPLANGDASEGHHSPRSRWHEPNPHPSAIKDENWQRAEEATREVLRCIRLTVVSEQRRKAVVDYVQQLLRTRIKTEVFPFGSVPLKTYLPDGDIDLTTFGIPNTEDTLASEVCAVLGEEEQNKDAKFEVKDVQLIRAEVKLVKCIVQNIVVDISFNQIGGLCTLCFLEKVDRKIGKNHLFKRSIMLIKAWCYYESRILGSHHGLISTYALEILVLYIFHLYHNYLDGPLAVLYMFLDYYSKFDWDNYCISLDGPVSISSLPNLVVEPPETIGSCLLLTEEFIKECTEMFSVPSRVYGNNYQVFAQKHLNIVDPLKQNNNLGRSVSKGNFYRIRSAFTYGAQKLGRILLLPPESIADEVNLFFKSTLDRHGSGERPDVQDAASSCLDSGTIRVESMLSNLKVEDVNKEIHLSSSSANDSNGQLCDEINTIKTSDMDWEHVLKKQPDRHSSSQNNNANWLHDCSKIGSTVPAEDVSGKHLVDDPRDLVSTRPCDSRLSDENCMASIPGKAYHASHLFFHVGNIAEDETVDNLNSGDGGMPRASSGRLTAPCDELKLEINSSGSAKSMVAIAAGSIHETSPTISEDSSLGDCSNDGTFNNASSGFSKSSGLAGDYRLYFSNLQHAQEFQERISNPYLVPIYQASPSQYQSKHSWEMQSMYSHIGANGFVSASHFSPSYYVISPVICNDYGPKDTTKTRGTGTYLPDTNSRAYREKHSSGRGKNEMLTNHLSRNRKHSHMDTPQYGSLSEERNHWPSPWPQTPMGNGYERPISLDVPQSSPPVSTAFSQSNGYAYPPERKLEFGSLGPVTVEVSSPGRGSNLKSAVPASTVERPPKSLKNEWLNQPYQLKDDGDFPPLAS, encoded by the exons ATGGGCGATCTGCAGTCGTGGCCGCCGCTGGCCAACGGCGACGCGTCGGAGGGTCACCATTCACCTCGCTCGCGGTGGCACGAGCCTAATCCGCACCCCTCCGCGATCAAGGACGAGAATTGGCAACGGGCCGAGGAGGCCACCCGAGAGGTTTTGCGGTGCATTCGCCTCACGGTGGTTTCCGAACAGAGGCGGAAGGCGGTTGTGGATTACGTGCAGCAGCTGCTCAGAACGCGCATCAAAACTGAG GTGTTTCCATTTGGATCAGTTCCTCTGAAGACATATCTTCCTGATGGGGATATTGATCTGACTACATTTGGTATTCCAAATACAGAAGACACTTTGGCAAGTGAGGTATGTGCAGTTCTTGGAGAAGAAGAACAGAATAAGGATGCTAAATTTGAAGTGAAGGATGTACAACTCATTCGTGCTGAG GTTAAACTTGTCAAATGCATTGTGCAGAATATTGTGGTTGATATATCATTCAATCAGATTGGTGGGCTTTGTACACTTTGCTTTCTTGAGAAG GTTGATCGAAAAATTGGAAAAAATCATCTTTTCAAACGCAGTATAATGTTGATCAAAGCATGGTGTTATTATGAAAGCCGCATTCTAGGTTCTCATCATGGTTTGATTTCTACATATGCATTGGAAATATTAGTATTGTATATCTTCCATCTGTACCATAATTATTTGGATGGCCCTCTAGCG GTTCTCTATATGTTTTTGGACTACTACAGCAAATTTGATTGGGACAATTACTGTATCAGTTTAGATGGCCCTGTTTCTATTTCTTCACTACCGAACCTAGTTG TGGAGCCACCAGAAACTATTGGGAGCTGTTTACTACTCACTGAGGAATTTATTAAAGAGTGCACAGAAATGTTTTCAGTTCCATCTAGGGTATATGGAAACAACTATCAGGTATTTGCCCAGAAGCATTTAAACATAGTTGATCCATTGAAACAAAACAATAATCTTGGACGCAGTGTCAGTAAAG GTAACTTTTATCGAATACGTAGTGCATTTACATATGGCGCTCAGAAACTTGGTCGGATACTTCTATTACCTCCTGAAAGTATTGCAGATGAAGTTAATTTGTTCTTCAAAAGTACTTTAGATAGACATGGAAGTGGAGAAAGGCCTGATGTACAAGATGCAGCTTCTAGTTGTCTGGACAGTGGAACTATTAGGGTCGAATCTATGCTATCAAACTTAAAAGTTGAAGATGTCAACAAGGAGATTCATCTTTCAAGTTCATCAGCCAATGACTCTAATGGACAATTATGTGACGAGATAAATACAATCAAGACTTCAGATATGGACTGGGAGCACGTATTGAAAAAGCAACCTGACAGGCATTCATCTAGTCAGAATAATAATGCAAATTGGCTGCATGACTGTTCTAAAATCGGTTCCACTGTACCTGCGGAAGATGTTTCAGGCAAACATTTGGTTGATGACCCCAGAGATCTTGTTTCAACCAGACCATGTGATTCAAGATTGTCAGATGAAAATTGTATGGCTTCGATACCTGGAAAAGCTTATCATGCATCCCATTTGTTCTTCCATGTTGGAAACATTGCTGAGGATGAGACTGTTGATAATTTGAATTCGGGGGATGGTGGAATGCCACGAGCATCTTCAGGCAGGCTTACAGCTCCTTGTGATGAATTGAAACTCGAAATCAATTCATCCGGTAGTGCAAAATCAATGGTTGCTATcgctgctggttctattcatgaaACATCACCAACAATTTCAGAAGATTCAAGCCTTGGGGACTGCTCAAATGATGGAACTTTTAATAATGCAAGTTCCGGATTTAGTAAATCATCAGGCCTAGCTGGTGATTATCGTCTGTACTTTAGCAACCTTCAACATGCTCAGGAGTTCCAAGAACGCATATCAAACCCATATCTGGTTCCAATTTACCAAGCATCTCCATCCCAGTATCAAAGCAAGCACTCCTGGGAAATGCAAAGCATGTACTCACATATAGGTGCAAATGGATTTGTTTCAGCATCACATTTTTCTCCAAGTTATTATGTGATCTCACCTGTGATCTGTAATGATTATGGTCCCAAAGATACCACAAAAACAAGGGGAACAGGCACATACCTTCCGGACACG AATTCTCGTGCATACAGAGAGAAACATTCATCAGGAAGAGGCAAGAATGAAATGCTTACAAATCACCTTTCAAGAAACCGCAAACATAGTCACATGGACACACCACAATATGGTAGTTTATCAGAGGAAAGGAATCACTGGCCATCCCCATGGCCACAAACTCCTATGGGAAATGGTTATGAAAGGCCAATATCATTGGACGTCCCTCAGTCTTCACCTCCTGTTTCTACGGCATTTTCCCAAAGCAATGGCTATGCATATCCACCAGAGCGCAAACTTGAATTTGGGTCTCTTGGTCCTGTTACAGTGGAAGTTTCCTCACCAGGACGAGGCAGCAATTTAAAGTCAGCAGTCCCTGCATCAACAGTTGAGAGGCCTCCTAAAAGTTTGAAAAATGAATG GCTAAATCAGCCATATCAGCTCAAAGATGATGGTGACTTCCCTCCTCTAGCCAGCTGA
- the LOC103980456 gene encoding uncharacterized protein LOC103980456 isoform X2 has product MGDLQSWPPLANGDASEGHHSPRSRWHEPNPHPSAIKDENWQRAEEATREVLRCIRLTVVSEQRRKAVVDYVQQLLRTRIKTEVFPFGSVPLKTYLPDGDIDLTTFGIPNTEDTLASEVCAVLGEEEQNKDAKFEVKDVQLIRAEVKLVKCIVQNIVVDISFNQIGGLCTLCFLEKVDRKIGKNHLFKRSIMLIKAWCYYESRILGSHHGLISTYALEILVLYIFHLYHNYLDGPLAVLYMFLDYYSKFDWDNYCISLDGPVSISSLPNLVVEPPETIGSCLLLTEEFIKECTEMFSVPSRVYGNNYQVFAQKHLNIVDPLKQNNNLGRSVSKGNFYRIRSAFTYGAQKLGRILLLPPESIADEVNLFFKSTLDRHGSGERPDVQDAASSCLDSGTIRVESMLSNLKVEDVNKEIHLSSSSANDSNGQLCDEINTIKTSDMDWEHVLKKQPDRHSSSQNNNANWLHDCSKIGSTVPAEDVSGKHLVDDPRDLVSTRPCDSRLSDENCMASIPGKAYHASHLFFHVGNIAEDETVDNLNSGDGGMPRASSGRLTAPCDELKLEINSSGSAKSMVAIAAGSIHETSPTISEDSSLGDCSNDGTFNNASSGFSKSSGLAGDYRLYFSNLQHAQEFQERISNPYLVPIYQASPSQYQSKHSWEMQSMYSHIGANGFVSASHFSPSYYVISPVICNDYGPKDTTKTRGTGTYLPDTVSCNLSLLVHYFIEFSCIQRETFIRKRQE; this is encoded by the exons ATGGGCGATCTGCAGTCGTGGCCGCCGCTGGCCAACGGCGACGCGTCGGAGGGTCACCATTCACCTCGCTCGCGGTGGCACGAGCCTAATCCGCACCCCTCCGCGATCAAGGACGAGAATTGGCAACGGGCCGAGGAGGCCACCCGAGAGGTTTTGCGGTGCATTCGCCTCACGGTGGTTTCCGAACAGAGGCGGAAGGCGGTTGTGGATTACGTGCAGCAGCTGCTCAGAACGCGCATCAAAACTGAG GTGTTTCCATTTGGATCAGTTCCTCTGAAGACATATCTTCCTGATGGGGATATTGATCTGACTACATTTGGTATTCCAAATACAGAAGACACTTTGGCAAGTGAGGTATGTGCAGTTCTTGGAGAAGAAGAACAGAATAAGGATGCTAAATTTGAAGTGAAGGATGTACAACTCATTCGTGCTGAG GTTAAACTTGTCAAATGCATTGTGCAGAATATTGTGGTTGATATATCATTCAATCAGATTGGTGGGCTTTGTACACTTTGCTTTCTTGAGAAG GTTGATCGAAAAATTGGAAAAAATCATCTTTTCAAACGCAGTATAATGTTGATCAAAGCATGGTGTTATTATGAAAGCCGCATTCTAGGTTCTCATCATGGTTTGATTTCTACATATGCATTGGAAATATTAGTATTGTATATCTTCCATCTGTACCATAATTATTTGGATGGCCCTCTAGCG GTTCTCTATATGTTTTTGGACTACTACAGCAAATTTGATTGGGACAATTACTGTATCAGTTTAGATGGCCCTGTTTCTATTTCTTCACTACCGAACCTAGTTG TGGAGCCACCAGAAACTATTGGGAGCTGTTTACTACTCACTGAGGAATTTATTAAAGAGTGCACAGAAATGTTTTCAGTTCCATCTAGGGTATATGGAAACAACTATCAGGTATTTGCCCAGAAGCATTTAAACATAGTTGATCCATTGAAACAAAACAATAATCTTGGACGCAGTGTCAGTAAAG GTAACTTTTATCGAATACGTAGTGCATTTACATATGGCGCTCAGAAACTTGGTCGGATACTTCTATTACCTCCTGAAAGTATTGCAGATGAAGTTAATTTGTTCTTCAAAAGTACTTTAGATAGACATGGAAGTGGAGAAAGGCCTGATGTACAAGATGCAGCTTCTAGTTGTCTGGACAGTGGAACTATTAGGGTCGAATCTATGCTATCAAACTTAAAAGTTGAAGATGTCAACAAGGAGATTCATCTTTCAAGTTCATCAGCCAATGACTCTAATGGACAATTATGTGACGAGATAAATACAATCAAGACTTCAGATATGGACTGGGAGCACGTATTGAAAAAGCAACCTGACAGGCATTCATCTAGTCAGAATAATAATGCAAATTGGCTGCATGACTGTTCTAAAATCGGTTCCACTGTACCTGCGGAAGATGTTTCAGGCAAACATTTGGTTGATGACCCCAGAGATCTTGTTTCAACCAGACCATGTGATTCAAGATTGTCAGATGAAAATTGTATGGCTTCGATACCTGGAAAAGCTTATCATGCATCCCATTTGTTCTTCCATGTTGGAAACATTGCTGAGGATGAGACTGTTGATAATTTGAATTCGGGGGATGGTGGAATGCCACGAGCATCTTCAGGCAGGCTTACAGCTCCTTGTGATGAATTGAAACTCGAAATCAATTCATCCGGTAGTGCAAAATCAATGGTTGCTATcgctgctggttctattcatgaaACATCACCAACAATTTCAGAAGATTCAAGCCTTGGGGACTGCTCAAATGATGGAACTTTTAATAATGCAAGTTCCGGATTTAGTAAATCATCAGGCCTAGCTGGTGATTATCGTCTGTACTTTAGCAACCTTCAACATGCTCAGGAGTTCCAAGAACGCATATCAAACCCATATCTGGTTCCAATTTACCAAGCATCTCCATCCCAGTATCAAAGCAAGCACTCCTGGGAAATGCAAAGCATGTACTCACATATAGGTGCAAATGGATTTGTTTCAGCATCACATTTTTCTCCAAGTTATTATGTGATCTCACCTGTGATCTGTAATGATTATGGTCCCAAAGATACCACAAAAACAAGGGGAACAGGCACATACCTTCCGGACACGGTATCTTGCAATTTGAGTTTACTAGTTCATTACTTTATTG AATTCTCGTGCATACAGAGAGAAACATTCATCAGGAAGAGGCAAGAATGA
- the LOC135609336 gene encoding U-box domain-containing protein 16-like, protein MATSPFRPVPHPSSSPPPPPPDPSSDADLLRHLLSLSLDVSSSQQPSFSSSSPLRINPNLSSVPRNVKQLSFLFEELLLAVQDEDDDHDLALPRTASLCFREILLVLHRLKVLFDDHDCRSRAFVLFRAERIAAEIHEQVVDLATFLDILPLAELRVPEDVRDLLRLLRRQLRRTSPAVDHAALSLRRDVLELVAGVESGTVPDRGALRGIFRRLSLDGARSCRHEIERVERDIADRVVDDRWVPGMVALASILRYAKCVLFGASTPRSDSSIGAGGHKSPFSEAEDLAVPADFRCPISLDLMRDPVVVATGQTYDRESIDRWIGSGHATCPKSGQALPYLELLPNRALKNLIARWCRDNNLPYDVADTITSTSDRQDDADGVTAGTNKAALEAARMTASFLVEELATAPSTEAAHRLVHELRLLAKHGSDNRALVAEAGAIPLLLPLLRSADAGLQVNAVTALLNLSILEANKRRIMHADGAVDGVVHVLAEGTTWRAKENAAATVLSLCSVHSYRRRLARHPRMVEVLVQMARDGPSSAKKDAMAAILSLAGDRENTGRLVEGGVVAAALETAVEPEVAEEASAVLAAVARRGGAEAVAEAEGAVARLVGVLRRGSDWARESAAAALVAVCRRTGASIVAELAAVPGIEWVIWELMGAGTERARRKAAALSRICRRWAAAVEAERTARFSAMSVTAASTTVA, encoded by the coding sequence ATGGCGACCTCCCCTTTCCGTCCTGTTCCTCATCCCtcttcctcccctcctcctccgccacccgACCCCTCCTCCGACGCCGACCTCCTTCGccacctcctctccctctccctcgacGTATCCTCCTCCCAGCAGCCGTCCTTCTCCTCGTCGTCCCCTCTCCGCATCAATCCCAACTTGTCCTCCGTCCCCCGCAACGTCAAGCAGCTCTCCTTCCTCTTCGAGGAGCTCCTGCTCGCCGTCCAAGACGAGGACGACGACCACGACCTTGCGCTGCCACGCACGGCTTCGCTCTGCTTCCGCGAGATCCTTCTTGTTCTCCACCGGCTTAAGGTTCTCTTCGACGACCATGACTGCCGCAGCCGCGCCTTCGTCCTCTTCCGGGCCGAGCGCATCGCCGCCGAGATCCACGAGCAGGTCGTCGACCTGGCCACATTCCTTGACATCCTCCCGCTGGCGGAGCTTCGGGTTCCCGAGGACGTGAGggacctcctccgcctcctccgtcGCCAGCTCCGCCGTACCTCGCCAGCCGTCGACCACGCCGCCCTATCCCTCCGACGAGATGTTCTCGAGCTCGTCGCAGGCGTCGAGAGCGGAACGGTACCCGATCGGGGCGCGCTGCGGGGGATCTTCCGGCGGCTTAGCCTCGACGGTGCGCGGAGCTGCCGCCACGAGATCGAACGCGTCGAGCGCGACATCGCCGACCGCGTGGTAGACGACAGGTGGGTGCCGGGGATGGTGGCTTTAGCTTCGATTCTCCGCTATGCTAAGTGCGTCCTCTTCGGCGCGTCGACTCCCAGATCGGACTCTTCCATCGGCGCCGGTGGCCACAAGTCGCCCTTCTCCGAGGCGGAGGACCTCGCAGTGCCGGCAGACTTCCGGTGCCCGATATCGCTGGACCTGATGCGGGACCCGGTAGTGGTGGCTACCGGGCAGACATACGACCGAGAGTCCATCGACCGGTGGATCGGCTCCGGCCACGCTACCTGCCCCAAGTCCGGCCAGGCCCTTCCCTACCTCGAGCTCCTGCCCAACCGCGCCCTCAAAAACCTCATCGCCCGCTGGTGCCGCGACAACAACCTTCCCTACGACGTAGCTGACACCATCACCAGCACCAGCGACAGGCAGGATGATGCCGATGGCGTCACCGCCGGGACCAACAAAGCAGCGCTCGAGGCGGCAAGGATGACGGCGTCCTTCCTCGTGGAGGAGCTCGCGACAGCACCTTCGACGGAGGCCGCACACCGGCTCGTCCACGAGCTGCGGCTACTGGCCAAGCACGGGTCCGACAACCGCGCCTTAGTGGCGGAGGCCGGCGCAATCCCCCTGCTCCTCCCGCTGCTCCGGTCAGCCGACGCTGGGCTACAGGTCAACGCCGTGACCGCGCTGCTCAATCTGTCGATCTTGGAGGCCAACAAACGGCGTATCATGCACGCGGACGGCGCCGTCGACGGCGTCGTCCACGTCCTGGCAGAGGGCACCACGTGGCGAGCAAAGGAGAACGCCGCCGCCACCGTGCTCAGTCTCTGCTCCGTCCACTCCTACCGTCGGCGGCTCGCGCGGCACCCCCGCATGGTGGAGGTGCTGGTGCAGATGGCGCGCGATGGCCCCTCCAGCGCGAAGAAGGACGCCATGGCCGCCATCCTGAGCCTTGCCGGGGACCGAGAGAATACCGGGCGCCTGGTGGAGGGCGGGGTAGTGGCAGCAGCGCTGGAGACCGCGGTTGAACCCGAGGTCGCGGAGGAGGCGTCAGCGGTGCTGGCGGCAGTGGCGAGGAGGGGCGGGGCGGAAGCCGTGGCGGAGGCGGAGGGGGCGGTGGCCCGGTTGGTCGGGGTGCTTCGGCGGGGTTCGGACTGGGCGAGGGAGAGCGCGGCGGCGGCGCTGGTGGCGGTGTGCCGACGAACGGGGGCGTCGATAGTGGCAGAGCTGGCGGCGGTGCCGGGGATCGAGTGGGTGATCTGGGAACTGATGGGGGCGGGGACGGAACGGGCGAGGCGGAAGGCGGCGGCGCTGAGTCGAATCTGCCGGCGGTGGGCGGCTGCAGTCGAGGCGGAACGCACGGCCAGGTTCTCTGCTATGAGCGTCACAGCGGCCTCCACTACGGTCGCATAA